In a genomic window of Thalassotalea piscium:
- the rplW gene encoding 50S ribosomal protein L23 gives MISEERLLKVLLAPNISEKSTMAAEANNTVVFKVATDAKKAEIKAAVEKLFEVKVEGVRTLNVKGKTKRTGARFGRRSDWKKAYVTLAEGSDIDFVGAEA, from the coding sequence ATGATAAGCGAAGAACGTTTGTTAAAAGTGCTATTGGCACCGAACATTTCTGAGAAAAGCACAATGGCTGCTGAAGCAAACAACACAGTTGTTTTCAAAGTAGCAACTGATGCTAAAAAAGCTGAAATCAAAGCTGCTGTTGAAAAACTTTTCGAAGTTAAAGTTGAAGGTGTTCGTACCTTGAATGTTAAGGGTAAAACAAAGCGTACAGGTGCTCGTTTTGGTCGCAGAAGCGACTGGAAAAAAGCGTACGTTACTCTTGCTGAAGGTTCTGATATCGACTTCGTTGGCGCAGAAGCATAG
- the rpsN gene encoding 30S ribosomal protein S14, translating into MAKSSMKAREAKRTKLVAQYAEKRAALKAIISSVNSSEEERWDAVLKLQALPRDSSSSRQRNRCNVTGRPHGYLRKFGLSRIKLRETMMRGEVPGLKKASW; encoded by the coding sequence ATGGCTAAATCGTCAATGAAAGCTCGTGAAGCAAAACGAACCAAATTAGTAGCACAATATGCTGAAAAGCGTGCTGCATTAAAAGCAATCATCTCTAGCGTTAATTCTTCTGAAGAAGAGCGTTGGGATGCCGTATTAAAACTTCAAGCTTTACCTCGTGATTCGAGTTCTTCACGTCAACGTAATCGTTGTAATGTGACGGGTCGTCCGCATGGTTATTTACGCAAATTCGGTTTAAGCCGTATTAAATTGCGTGAGACTATGATGCGTGGTGAAGTTCCAGGTCTTAAGAAAGCTAGTTGGTAA
- the rplE gene encoding 50S ribosomal protein L5, with product MAKLHDFYKDTVVADLQKKFEYKSVMQVPRIEKITLNMGVGEAISDKKVLEHATNDLTAISGQKPITTVARKSVAGFKIREGYPIGAKVTLRGERMWEFLERLISISVPRIRDFRGLNPKSFDGRGNYSMGVREQIIFPEIDYDKIDKIRGLDITITTTAKSNEEGHALLTAFNFPFKK from the coding sequence ATGGCGAAACTGCATGATTTTTACAAAGATACCGTTGTAGCCGATCTTCAAAAGAAGTTCGAATACAAAAGTGTCATGCAAGTCCCTCGGATTGAAAAGATCACCCTTAACATGGGTGTTGGCGAAGCCATTTCTGACAAGAAAGTGCTTGAGCATGCCACGAATGATCTTACTGCAATCTCAGGACAAAAGCCTATTACGACTGTAGCACGCAAATCTGTTGCGGGCTTTAAGATTCGTGAAGGTTATCCTATTGGCGCAAAAGTAACTCTACGCGGCGAACGTATGTGGGAATTTTTAGAGCGTTTAATCTCTATTTCAGTTCCTCGTATTCGTGATTTCCGTGGCTTGAACCCTAAATCGTTCGATGGCCGTGGTAATTATAGCATGGGTGTACGTGAGCAAATTATTTTCCCAGAGATCGATTATGATAAAATCGATAAGATTCGTGGTTTGGATATTACTATCACAACGACTGCGAAATCTAATGAGGAAGGTCATGCGTTGCTGACTGCCTTTAACTTCCCGTTTAAGAAATAA
- the rplC gene encoding 50S ribosomal protein L3, with protein sequence MTIGLVGRKVGMTRIFTEDGVSTPVTVLEVEANRVAQVKTVDNDGYSAIQVTTGTKKANRVNKPAAGHFAKAGVEAGRGLWEFRLTEGEGAELATGSEITVEVFNETKLVDVTGTSKGKGFQGGIKRWNFRTQDMTHGNSLSHRSNGSIGQCQTPGRVFKGKKMSGHMGAVRVTTQNLELVRVDAERNLLLIKGAVPGAINGNVIIKPAVKA encoded by the coding sequence ATGACTATAGGTCTAGTTGGACGTAAAGTGGGTATGACTCGCATCTTCACAGAAGATGGTGTTTCTACTCCTGTTACAGTCCTAGAAGTTGAAGCCAACCGTGTTGCTCAGGTTAAAACTGTAGACAACGATGGTTATTCAGCTATTCAAGTAACTACTGGTACTAAAAAAGCAAACCGAGTAAACAAGCCGGCAGCTGGCCACTTTGCGAAAGCAGGTGTTGAAGCAGGTCGCGGTTTATGGGAATTCCGTTTAACGGAAGGTGAAGGTGCTGAATTAGCTACAGGTAGCGAAATTACTGTTGAAGTTTTCAACGAAACAAAATTAGTAGACGTAACCGGCACATCTAAAGGTAAAGGTTTCCAAGGTGGTATTAAACGTTGGAATTTCCGTACCCAAGATATGACACATGGTAACTCACTATCGCATCGTTCTAATGGTTCGATCGGTCAGTGTCAAACACCAGGTCGCGTATTTAAAGGCAAAAAAATGTCTGGTCACATGGGTGCTGTTCGTGTAACGACACAAAACCTTGAATTGGTTCGCGTTGACGCAGAACGTAACTTGCTCCTTATCAAAGGTGCGGTTCCGGGTGCAATCAACGGTAACGTAATCATTAAACCAGCTGTTAAAGCCTAA
- a CDS encoding leucyl aminopeptidase: MLKLTKTALAIAMLASASVSYAENFSFKTSVDAESDTLVLFHGKDVANDTFTAFDKKTNGQLTKAMKAGEFEGKYAQFVTVLAPTNLDYQRVVIVGVDDNALTKDKITKLGGNLSAQLEHDNVNTITVAADGLGQNNAQATALLAHGINLRSYRFDKYHKEKRQTKSFLFDVDNGQQSQEAYTPLSHIESGVFLARDLTSETATELTPVDFAKTAKTLKKLGVKIKVLSPKELKKLGMGALEGVGRGSTSGSRLVVAHYEGSKDAPIAIAGKGITFDSGGYNIKTHSSIAHMKVDMAGAAAALGTIKALALGKAKVNVVAVMGMAANMVSEKSVAPGDVLTTAEGLTVEITNTDAEGRLVLSDAMWYARTKYKPQILVDVATLTGSKVRAVGNEYAAIFSEDDQLVQELTFAGKQVNENLWRLPLGYKDKLKSNIADLRNTGTGGPGATTAASFLQHFAGDVRWAHLDIAGNALADSSKGEVPKGGTGYGVRLLTEWILTNAK; this comes from the coding sequence ATGTTAAAACTAACTAAAACAGCATTAGCTATCGCTATGCTAGCATCAGCATCGGTTAGCTATGCTGAGAACTTTTCTTTTAAAACAAGTGTTGACGCAGAGTCAGATACTCTTGTCTTATTTCATGGTAAAGATGTAGCCAACGATACTTTTACTGCTTTCGATAAGAAAACAAATGGTCAATTAACCAAAGCCATGAAAGCAGGAGAATTTGAAGGTAAATATGCTCAATTTGTTACCGTTTTAGCACCGACTAACCTCGATTACCAACGCGTAGTAATAGTGGGTGTTGATGACAACGCACTAACAAAAGATAAAATCACAAAACTTGGTGGTAACCTATCAGCTCAATTAGAGCATGACAATGTTAATACAATTACTGTAGCAGCTGATGGTTTAGGCCAGAACAACGCACAAGCAACAGCACTGCTCGCTCATGGCATTAACCTGAGATCTTACCGTTTTGACAAATATCACAAAGAAAAACGCCAAACGAAAAGCTTTTTATTTGATGTTGATAATGGTCAACAGAGCCAAGAGGCATACACACCATTATCGCATATAGAAAGTGGGGTTTTTCTTGCTAGAGATCTAACGAGTGAAACGGCTACTGAATTGACACCAGTAGACTTTGCAAAAACAGCTAAAACACTAAAAAAACTTGGTGTAAAAATTAAAGTACTTTCACCTAAAGAACTTAAAAAGCTTGGCATGGGCGCACTTGAAGGTGTAGGACGAGGAAGTACCAGCGGATCTAGACTTGTTGTTGCACATTATGAAGGAAGTAAAGACGCACCAATTGCCATAGCTGGCAAAGGCATTACCTTCGATTCAGGTGGTTATAATATAAAAACTCATAGTTCTATTGCTCATATGAAGGTTGATATGGCAGGCGCAGCGGCTGCACTAGGTACCATTAAAGCACTTGCTTTAGGCAAAGCCAAAGTTAACGTTGTTGCCGTTATGGGTATGGCAGCAAATATGGTGTCAGAAAAGTCGGTAGCGCCTGGTGATGTACTTACAACAGCAGAAGGCCTTACTGTTGAAATAACTAACACTGATGCTGAAGGCCGCTTAGTACTTTCTGATGCTATGTGGTATGCAAGAACTAAATATAAGCCGCAAATATTAGTAGATGTAGCAACACTCACTGGCTCGAAAGTGCGTGCGGTTGGTAATGAATATGCCGCAATTTTTTCTGAAGATGATCAATTAGTTCAAGAGCTTACCTTTGCTGGCAAACAAGTGAATGAAAACCTGTGGCGCTTACCATTAGGCTATAAAGATAAACTTAAAAGCAACATAGCCGATCTAAGAAACACTGGCACAGGTGGTCCTGGTGCAACAACCGCAGCTAGCTTCTTACAGCACTTTGCTGGCGATGTACGTTGGGCGCACCTTGACATTGCAGGTAATGCTTTGGCTGACTCATCTAAAGGCGAAGTTCCTAAAGGTGGTACTGGTTACGGTGTTCGTTTATTAACGGAATGGATCCTCACCAACGCAAAATAA
- the rplX gene encoding 50S ribosomal protein L24, whose translation MASKIRRDDEVIVLAGKDKGKTGKVTKVLVEDSKVFVEGVNLIKKHTKPVPQLQQPGGIVEKEAPLHVSNVAIVNPKTGKADRIGFRVEDGKKVRFFKSNNELV comes from the coding sequence ATGGCATCTAAAATTCGTCGTGATGATGAAGTAATCGTACTAGCAGGAAAAGACAAGGGCAAGACTGGTAAAGTCACTAAAGTGCTTGTTGAAGACAGCAAAGTATTTGTAGAAGGCGTAAACCTAATCAAGAAACACACTAAGCCTGTACCTCAGTTACAGCAGCCTGGTGGGATTGTTGAGAAAGAAGCACCTCTACATGTTTCAAATGTAGCGATCGTTAACCCTAAAACGGGTAAAGCTGATCGTATAGGTTTTAGAGTTGAAGATGGTAAAAAAGTACGCTTCTTCAAATCTAATAACGAACTAGTTTAA
- the rpsC gene encoding 30S ribosomal protein S3 has protein sequence MGQKVHPNGIRLGITKPFASTWFASNKDFADNLHGDHLVRAYLSEKLKRASLSKIVIERPAKSIRVTIHTARPGVVIGKKGEDVEKLRLQVSKIAGVPAQINIAEVRKPEMDAQLVADSIGSQLERRVMFRRAMKRAVQNAMRLGAKGIKVEVSGRLGGADIARTEWYREGRVPLHTLRADIDYAIARGETTYGTIGVKVWIFKGEVIGNMPLVAEQPAAKPKKRNNRKSK, from the coding sequence ATGGGTCAAAAAGTCCATCCAAATGGTATTCGCTTAGGTATCACTAAACCTTTCGCGTCTACTTGGTTTGCAAGTAATAAAGATTTTGCAGATAACTTACACGGTGACCATTTGGTTCGTGCATATTTATCTGAAAAGCTTAAGCGTGCATCATTATCAAAAATCGTAATTGAACGTCCAGCTAAGTCAATCCGCGTAACAATTCACACGGCTCGTCCAGGTGTTGTTATCGGTAAGAAAGGCGAAGATGTAGAAAAATTACGTTTACAAGTATCTAAAATTGCTGGTGTTCCTGCTCAAATCAACATCGCTGAAGTTCGTAAGCCAGAAATGGATGCGCAGCTTGTTGCTGACAGTATCGGTAGTCAATTAGAACGTCGTGTTATGTTCCGTCGTGCGATGAAGCGCGCAGTTCAAAACGCAATGCGTTTAGGTGCTAAGGGTATCAAAGTTGAAGTAAGTGGTCGTTTAGGCGGCGCTGATATTGCTCGTACAGAATGGTATCGTGAAGGTCGTGTGCCTTTACATACATTACGTGCTGATATCGACTACGCAATTGCGCGTGGTGAAACAACGTATGGTACTATTGGTGTAAAAGTTTGGATTTTCAAAGGTGAAGTAATTGGTAACATGCCATTAGTGGCAGAGCAGCCAGCAGCTAAACCTAAGAAAAGAAATAACCGCAAGAGCAAGTAG
- the rpmC gene encoding 50S ribosomal protein L29, producing the protein MKASELKEKSIEELNAELLSLLREQFNYRMQASTGQLAQTHLLRTVRRNIARVKTIITEKAGK; encoded by the coding sequence ATGAAAGCAAGCGAACTTAAAGAAAAAAGCATTGAAGAGCTAAACGCTGAATTGCTTAGTTTGTTGCGCGAACAGTTTAACTATCGCATGCAAGCTAGCACGGGCCAATTAGCACAAACTCATTTGCTAAGAACGGTACGTCGCAATATAGCACGTGTTAAGACTATCATAACTGAAAAGGCTGGTAAGTAA
- the rplP gene encoding 50S ribosomal protein L16, with protein sequence MLQPKRTKFRKQFKLRNRGLAQVGSSVSFGTYGLKSTERGRMTARQIESARRAMTRHVKRQGKIWIRVFPDKPITKKPLEVRMGKGKGSVEYWVCQILPGRVLYEMEGVSEELAREAFALAAAKLPFKTTFVTRTVM encoded by the coding sequence ATGTTACAACCAAAACGTACTAAATTCCGTAAGCAATTTAAATTGCGCAACCGCGGTCTTGCACAAGTAGGTAGTTCAGTTAGCTTCGGTACTTACGGGTTAAAATCAACTGAACGTGGTCGTATGACTGCGCGTCAAATTGAATCAGCTCGTCGTGCGATGACTCGTCACGTTAAGCGTCAAGGTAAAATTTGGATCCGAGTATTCCCAGATAAGCCAATTACCAAAAAACCTCTTGAGGTTCGTATGGGTAAAGGTAAAGGTTCTGTAGAATATTGGGTATGTCAAATTCTACCAGGTCGTGTTCTTTATGAAATGGAAGGTGTATCTGAAGAATTGGCACGTGAAGCATTTGCATTAGCAGCTGCTAAATTGCCATTCAAAACAACCTTCGTAACTAGAACGGTGATGTAA
- the rpsS gene encoding 30S ribosomal protein S19 — MPRSLKKGPFIDLHLLTKVEKALESGNKKPIKTWSRRSMIIPNMIGLTIAVHNGRQHVPVFVTEEMIGHKLGEFAPTRTYRGHVADKKAKR, encoded by the coding sequence ATGCCACGTTCTCTCAAGAAAGGTCCATTTATCGACCTGCACTTGTTGACGAAGGTAGAGAAAGCTCTGGAAAGCGGGAATAAAAAGCCAATTAAAACTTGGTCCCGTCGTTCAATGATCATACCAAATATGATCGGATTGACCATAGCTGTCCATAATGGCCGTCAACACGTTCCTGTATTTGTAACCGAAGAAATGATCGGTCACAAATTGGGTGAATTTGCACCAACTCGTACTTATCGCGGCCACGTCGCTGATAAGAAAGCGAAAAGATAA
- the rpsQ gene encoding 30S ribosomal protein S17: MSDKIRTVQGRVVSDKMEKSITVLIERRVKHPIYGKFITRSTKLKAHDETNQCNEGDFVTIRECAPISKTKSWTLVDIITKA; the protein is encoded by the coding sequence ATGAGCGATAAAATTCGTACAGTACAAGGTCGTGTTGTCAGTGACAAAATGGAAAAGTCTATCACTGTCCTGATTGAGCGACGTGTTAAGCACCCTATTTACGGTAAGTTCATTACGCGTTCAACTAAGTTGAAAGCTCATGATGAAACTAACCAATGTAATGAAGGTGATTTTGTAACTATTCGTGAATGTGCACCTATCTCTAAGACCAAGTCTTGGACATTAGTAGACATTATCACTAAAGCTTAG
- the rpsJ gene encoding 30S ribosomal protein S10 — protein sequence MSNQRIRIRLKAFDHRLIDQSTAEIVDTAKRTGAQVRGPIPLPTRKERFTILTSPHVNKDARDQYEIRTHKRLIDIVEPTEKTVDALMRLDLAAGVDVQISLG from the coding sequence ATGTCAAATCAAAGAATTCGCATTCGTTTGAAAGCGTTCGATCATCGTTTGATTGATCAATCAACAGCTGAAATCGTAGATACAGCTAAGCGTACAGGCGCTCAGGTTCGTGGTCCAATTCCACTTCCTACTCGCAAAGAACGTTTCACTATCTTGACTTCACCACACGTTAACAAAGATGCGCGTGATCAGTACGAAATTCGTACTCACAAGCGTTTAATTGATATCGTAGAACCAACTGAAAAGACTGTAGACGCATTAATGCGCTTAGACTTAGCAGCTGGTGTTGACGTTCAAATTAGCTTGGGTTAA
- the rplD gene encoding 50S ribosomal protein L4, whose product MELALKDASGALEVSEATFGREFNEALVHQVVVAYAAGARQGTRAQKTRSEVSGGGAKPWRQKGTGRARAGTTRGPIWRSGGVTFAAKPQDHSQKVNRKMYRGAIASILSELVRQERLVVVNDFAVETPKTKELVAKLKGLELKDVLIVTPEVDENLFLSARNLYKVDVRDVAGIDPVSLVGFEKVLMTASAVKQIEEMLA is encoded by the coding sequence ATGGAATTAGCATTAAAAGATGCGTCAGGCGCTCTTGAAGTTTCTGAAGCAACTTTCGGACGTGAGTTCAATGAAGCATTAGTACACCAAGTAGTAGTTGCATATGCAGCTGGTGCTCGTCAAGGTACGCGTGCTCAGAAAACTCGTTCTGAAGTAAGCGGCGGTGGTGCAAAACCGTGGCGTCAAAAAGGTACTGGCCGTGCGCGTGCTGGTACAACTCGTGGTCCAATTTGGAGATCTGGTGGCGTAACATTCGCTGCTAAGCCTCAAGATCACAGCCAAAAAGTAAACCGTAAAATGTACCGTGGTGCTATAGCTAGCATTTTATCTGAGTTAGTTCGTCAAGAACGCTTAGTAGTGGTAAATGATTTTGCAGTTGAAACGCCTAAAACTAAAGAATTAGTGGCTAAGTTAAAAGGGTTAGAGTTAAAAGATGTATTAATCGTAACTCCAGAAGTTGATGAGAACTTGTTCTTATCTGCTCGTAACCTTTATAAAGTTGATGTTCGCGATGTAGCGGGTATTGACCCAGTTAGCTTAGTAGGTTTTGAAAAAGTATTGATGACTGCTTCTGCAGTTAAGCAAATTGAGGAGATGTTAGCATGA
- the rplN gene encoding 50S ribosomal protein L14, protein MIQMQTQLDVADNSGARRVQCIKVLGGSHRRYARIGDIIKVAVKEAIPRGKVKKGDVLTAVVVRTKKGVRRSDGSAIRFDGNAAVMLNANLQPIGTRIFGPVTRELRNEKFMKIVSLAPEVL, encoded by the coding sequence ATGATCCAAATGCAAACACAGCTAGACGTTGCTGATAACAGTGGCGCTCGACGCGTGCAATGTATTAAGGTCCTTGGTGGCTCGCACCGTCGCTATGCACGCATAGGTGATATCATCAAAGTTGCAGTGAAGGAAGCAATTCCTCGCGGTAAAGTTAAGAAAGGTGATGTCCTTACAGCGGTAGTGGTGCGCACTAAAAAGGGCGTACGTCGTTCAGATGGCTCAGCCATTCGATTTGACGGAAACGCGGCAGTAATGTTGAATGCTAACTTACAGCCAATTGGTACTCGTATTTTCGGTCCTGTGACTCGTGAACTTCGTAATGAGAAGTTTATGAAAATCGTTTCACTTGCTCCAGAAGTACTATAA
- the rplV gene encoding 50S ribosomal protein L22 has product MEAIAKHKFARGSAQKARLVVDQIRGLSVEKALEVLEFSNKSAADLVKKVLNSAIANAEHNEGADIDELFVKTIMVDDGPTMKRIKPRAKGRADRILKRTSHITVIVADS; this is encoded by the coding sequence ATGGAAGCTATTGCTAAACATAAATTTGCCCGTGGTTCTGCGCAGAAAGCACGTTTAGTTGTGGATCAAATCCGCGGCTTAAGCGTTGAGAAAGCTTTAGAAGTTCTTGAGTTCAGCAACAAATCAGCTGCTGATCTTGTGAAAAAAGTTTTAAACTCAGCTATCGCAAACGCAGAGCACAACGAAGGTGCAGACATTGATGAATTATTCGTTAAAACTATAATGGTTGACGATGGTCCTACAATGAAACGTATCAAACCTCGTGCGAAAGGTCGTGCGGATCGTATCCTTAAGCGTACAAGTCACATTACTGTGATTGTCGCTGATAGCTAG
- the rplB gene encoding 50S ribosomal protein L2 yields the protein MAIVKCKPTSPGRRHLVKVVTPELHKGKPYAPLLDTKSKSGGRNNNGRITVRHIGGGHKQHYRLIDFKRNKDGIPAKVERLEYDPNRTANIALVLYADGERRYILAPKGLKAGDVIQSGVDAPIKAGNTMTLRNTPLGSVVHAIELKPGKGAQIARAAGAYAQLVAKDGAYVTLRLRSGETRKIEAECRATLGEIGNGEHMLRSLGKAGASRWRGVRPTVRGVAMNPVDHPHGGGEGRSSGGRHPVSPWGVPTKGYKTRSNKRTDKFIVRNRTKK from the coding sequence ATGGCTATAGTAAAATGTAAACCAACTTCTCCGGGTCGTCGTCACTTAGTTAAAGTGGTTACCCCTGAGTTGCACAAAGGTAAGCCTTACGCACCATTGTTAGATACTAAATCTAAATCTGGTGGTCGTAATAACAACGGTCGTATTACCGTTCGTCATATTGGTGGTGGTCATAAACAACACTATCGTTTGATTGACTTTAAGCGTAATAAAGACGGTATCCCTGCAAAAGTAGAGCGTTTGGAATATGATCCAAACCGTACTGCTAATATTGCATTAGTATTATATGCAGACGGTGAGCGTCGCTACATTTTAGCCCCTAAAGGCTTAAAAGCTGGTGATGTAATCCAGTCTGGTGTTGATGCGCCAATTAAAGCAGGTAATACAATGACTTTGCGTAACACGCCATTAGGTAGTGTTGTGCATGCAATCGAACTTAAACCAGGTAAAGGTGCTCAAATCGCTCGTGCGGCAGGTGCTTATGCTCAGTTAGTTGCTAAAGACGGTGCTTATGTCACTTTACGTCTTCGTTCAGGCGAAACGCGTAAGATAGAAGCAGAATGTCGTGCAACTCTTGGTGAAATCGGTAACGGTGAACACATGCTACGCTCTTTGGGTAAAGCAGGTGCATCTCGTTGGCGTGGTGTTCGCCCAACTGTTCGTGGTGTTGCCATGAACCCAGTTGACCATCCACACGGTGGTGGTGAAGGTAGATCTTCAGGCGGACGTCATCCGGTATCTCCTTGGGGTGTACCAACTAAGGGTTATAAGACTCGTAGCAACAAGCGTACTGATAAATTTATCGTGCGTAATCGTACTAAAAAATAG
- the fusA gene encoding elongation factor G: MADLSKYRNIGIFAHVDAGKTTTTERILKLTGKIHKAGETHDGESTTDFMEQEAERGITIQSAAVTCEWKGHRFNVIDTPGHVDFTVEVYRSLKVLDGGIGVFCGSGGVEPQSETNWRYANDSKVARLIFVNKLDRLGANFYRVTDQVKNVLGAHPLIMTLPIGEEDDFVGVVDVLTQKAYVWDDTGIPENYEVTDIPAHMVDDAALYREQMIETALEADEDLLMEYLEGELTPTEEQIKACIRKGTNELLFFPTYCGSAFKNKGMQLVLDAVVDYLPSPTEVKPQPLTDEEGEPTGKFAIVDAKETFKALAFKIMDDRFGALTFVRIYSGKLKKGDTILNSFTGKTERIGRMCEMQAEDRTELTEAQAGDIIAIVGMKNVQTGHTLCDPKDPCTLEAMVFPAPVISISVTPKDKGGSEKMGVAIGKMVAEDPTFQVETDEDSGETILKGMGELHLDIKVDILKRTYGVDLIVGKPQVAYRETITQEIEDSYTHKKQSGGSGQFGKIDYRIRPGEPNSGFTFKSVVVGGNVPKEFFPAVEKGFKSMMDTGVLAGFPVLDVEVELFDGGFHAVDSSAVAFEIAAKGAFRQSIPKAGAQLIEPIMKVDVFTPEDHVGDVIGDLNRRRGMIKDQEAGTTGVRIKADVPLSEMFGYIGSLRTMTSGRGQFSMEFSHYNPCPNNVAEEVIAEVKERNAKK; encoded by the coding sequence ATGGCAGATTTATCTAAATATAGAAACATTGGTATATTCGCTCACGTTGATGCTGGTAAGACAACGACAACTGAACGTATCCTAAAATTAACAGGCAAAATCCATAAAGCGGGCGAAACGCATGACGGTGAGTCAACAACTGACTTCATGGAGCAAGAAGCCGAGCGTGGTATTACTATCCAGTCTGCTGCTGTTACATGTGAATGGAAAGGACATCGTTTTAACGTAATTGACACTCCTGGCCACGTTGACTTCACTGTAGAAGTTTATCGTTCATTAAAAGTACTTGATGGTGGTATTGGTGTTTTCTGTGGTAGCGGTGGTGTTGAGCCTCAGTCAGAAACGAACTGGCGCTATGCAAACGATTCAAAAGTAGCGCGTTTAATTTTCGTTAACAAATTAGACCGTTTAGGCGCTAACTTTTACCGAGTTACTGATCAAGTTAAAAACGTATTAGGTGCTCATCCACTTATTATGACTTTACCTATTGGTGAAGAAGATGATTTCGTTGGTGTTGTCGACGTATTAACTCAAAAAGCTTATGTTTGGGACGATACTGGTATTCCTGAAAACTACGAAGTAACAGATATTCCAGCACATATGGTTGATGACGCTGCTTTATACCGTGAACAAATGATCGAAACAGCTTTAGAAGCTGACGAAGATTTATTAATGGAATATTTAGAAGGTGAACTTACACCGACTGAAGAGCAAATTAAAGCATGTATCCGTAAAGGTACCAACGAATTATTATTCTTTCCTACATACTGTGGTTCTGCATTTAAAAACAAAGGTATGCAGTTAGTACTTGATGCGGTTGTAGACTACTTACCATCACCGACAGAAGTTAAACCTCAACCATTAACTGATGAAGAAGGCGAGCCTACTGGTAAATTCGCTATTGTTGATGCAAAAGAAACCTTCAAAGCGTTGGCATTCAAGATTATGGATGACCGTTTTGGTGCATTAACTTTCGTACGTATCTACTCAGGTAAGTTGAAAAAAGGTGATACTATTCTGAACTCATTCACCGGTAAGACTGAACGTATTGGCCGTATGTGTGAAATGCAAGCGGAAGACCGTACTGAACTTACAGAAGCTCAAGCTGGTGATATTATTGCTATTGTTGGTATGAAAAACGTGCAAACAGGTCATACTTTATGTGATCCGAAAGACCCTTGTACATTAGAAGCAATGGTTTTCCCTGCACCAGTAATCTCAATTTCAGTAACACCTAAAGATAAAGGTGGCTCTGAGAAAATGGGTGTTGCAATTGGTAAAATGGTTGCAGAAGATCCAACTTTCCAAGTTGAGACTGATGAAGACTCAGGTGAAACTATCCTTAAAGGTATGGGTGAGCTTCACTTAGATATTAAAGTTGATATTCTTAAGCGTACTTACGGTGTTGACTTAATCGTTGGCAAGCCTCAAGTTGCTTATCGTGAAACTATTACTCAAGAAATTGAAGATTCTTACACGCATAAGAAACAATCTGGTGGTTCTGGTCAATTTGGTAAAATTGATTACCGTATCCGTCCAGGTGAGCCAAACTCAGGCTTTACATTTAAGTCAGTAGTTGTTGGTGGTAATGTTCCTAAAGAATTCTTCCCAGCTGTTGAGAAAGGTTTCAAGAGCATGATGGATACTGGTGTTTTAGCTGGCTTCCCTGTACTTGATGTTGAAGTTGAATTATTCGACGGTGGTTTCCACGCAGTTGACTCATCTGCTGTAGCATTCGAGATAGCTGCTAAAGGCGCTTTCCGTCAGTCAATTCCAAAAGCGGGCGCTCAGTTAATTGAACCAATCATGAAGGTTGATGTTTTCACACCTGAAGATCACGTTGGTGATGTAATTGGTGATTTAAACCGTCGTCGCGGCATGATCAAAGATCAAGAAGCGGGTACTACGGGTGTTCGAATTAAAGCAGACGTTCCTCTTTCAGAAATGTTTGGTTATATCGGATCATTACGTACGATGACATCAGGTCGTGGTCAGTTCTCTATGGAGTTCTCACACTACAACCCATGTCCGAACAACGTAGCTGAAGAAGTTATTGCAGAAGTAAAAGAGCGTAACGCTAAAAAATAA